A single region of the Manihot esculenta cultivar AM560-2 chromosome 12, M.esculenta_v8, whole genome shotgun sequence genome encodes:
- the LOC110628158 gene encoding probable E3 ubiquitin-protein ligase XERICO encodes MGLSSFPSASEGVLPVLVMNTVLSVALLKNMVRSVFQVMGANWTLENYEQDEDPDEYPQEHAGERRISITQFKSLTNNSGSGSDGGGESGRRGGATVECCVCLCRFEADEEVSELSCKHFFHKGCLDKWFDNKHSTCPLCRSTH; translated from the coding sequence GTGCTGGTTATGAACACGGTTCTATCTGTGGCTCTGTTGAAGAACATGGTCAGGTCTGTTTTCCAAGTGATGGGTGCTAATTGGACTCTTGAAAATTACGAGCAAGACGAAGACCCAGATGAGTATCCTCAAGAACATGCAGGAGAGAGAAGAATATCGATAACCCAGTTTAAGTCCTTGACCAACAATAGTGGAAGTGGCAGTGATGGTGGTGGTGAGAGTGGTCGGAGAGGTGGTGCTACGGTGGAATGTTGTGTGTGTCTATGTAGATTTGAAGCTGACGAGGAGGTGAGTGAACTGTCTTGCAAACATTTCTTCCACAAAGGGTGCTTGGACAAGTGGTTTGACAATAAACATAGTACCTGTCCTCTTTGTCGATCAACTCACTAA
- the LOC110628536 gene encoding uncharacterized protein LOC110628536 encodes MWWMMSENGGHYCSKKTDDICGDVCGQDSGRVLSMSRLRCILRGIDLKTMLFLFILVPTCVCVIYVHGQKISYFLRPLWEKPPRTFNEISHYYHENVSMENLCKLHGWKTREFPRRVYDAVLFSNELDILKIRWKELYPYVTQFILLESNSTFTGTEKLLYFANHRDEFKFVEPRLTYGTVGGRFRKGENPFVEEAYQRVALDQLIKVAGISDDDLLIMSDVDEIPSRHTINLLRWCDDIPSVLHLRLKNYLYSFEFLMDNNSWRASIHRYQSGKTRYAHYRQADDILADAGWHCSFCFRRISEFTFKMKAYSHYDRVRFKRFLNPERVQQKICEGADLFDMLPEEYTFKEIIGKMGPIPHSYSAVHLPSYLLENADKYKFLLPGNCMRESG; translated from the exons ATGTGGTGGATGATGAGTGAAAACGGTGGACATTACTGCTCCAAGAAGACTGATGATATCTGCGGTGATGTTTGTGGCCAG GACTCGGGCAGAGTTTTGAGCATGTCCAGACTCCGCTGTATCCTCCGTGGCATAGATTTAAAGACCATGTTATTTCTATTCATTCTTGTGCCAACATGTGTCTGTGTTATCTATGTGCATGGACAGAAGATCTCATACTTCCTGAGACCACTATGGGAAAAACCGCCCAGAACCTTCAATGAAATCTCACATTATTATCATGAAAATGTGTCGATGGAGAACCTCTGCAAGCTCCATGGGTGGAAGACTCGTGAGTTTCCTAGGCGTGTTTATGATGCAGTTTTGTTCAGTAATGAGCTAGATATTCTCAAAATACGGTGGAAAGAGTTGTACCCTTATGTCACACAGTTCATTCTTCTTGAATCTAATTCAACATTTACTGGCACTGAAAAGCTTCTCTATTTTGCAAACCATCGGGATGAGTTCAAATTTGTGGAACCCAGATTGACTTATGGAACTGTTGGAGGGAGATTTAGGAAAGGAGAGAACCCATTTGTTGAGGAGGCATATCAGCGAGTAGCATTGGATCAGCTTATTAAAGTAGCGGGGATCTCTGATGATGACTTGTTGATAATGTCAGATGTAGATGAGATACCAAGCAGGCATACTATTAATCTCTTGAGATGGTGTGATGATATACCTTCAGTTCTTCATCTTCGGCTGAAGAATTATCTCTATTCTTTTGAGTTTCTCATGGATAATAACAGCTGGAGAGCTTCAATCCACAGGTATCAGTCAGGGAAGACACGGTATGCACATTATCGCCAGGCAGATGACATTTTGGCAGATGCAGGGTGGCATTGTAGCTTTTGCTTTCGTCGAATAAGTGAGTTTACATTCAAGATGAAAGCTTACAGCCATTATGATAGAGTCAGATTCAAGCGTTTTTTGAACCCTGAAAGAGTCCAGCAAAAAATATGTGAGGGTGCTGATTTGTTTGATATGCTTCCAGAGGAGTACACTTTCAAGGAAATAATTGGAAAAATGGGACCAATTCCTCATTCCTACTCAGCTGTTCACCTACCATCCTATCTATTAGAAAATGCTGATAAGTATAAATTTCTCTTGCCTGGGAATTGCATGAGAGAAAGTGGGTAA
- the LOC110628497 gene encoding BTB/POZ domain-containing protein At1g67900 yields MKFMKLGSRPDTFYTAEAVRSVSSEVSSDLIIQVKGSRYLLHKFPLLSKCLRLQRLCSESPESSQHQIVQLPDFPGGIEAFELCAKFCYGITITLSAYNIVAARCAAEYLQMTEDVEKGNLIYKLEVFLNSCVLNGWKDSIVTLQSTKAFPLWSEDIGITSRCIEAIASKVLTQPSKIGLSHSQSRRVRDDVSCNGAESQRHKPASKLWWAEDMAELGIDLYWRTMVAIKSNGKVASNLIGDALKIYAARWLPNISRPRNANNEEASDSDSDSENETNSKHRLLLESIVSLLPADKGAVSCSFLLKLLKAANILNASSSSKMELARRVGLQLEEATVNDLLIPSFSNANDTLYDVNLVMTILEQFKLQGQSPPTSPPRSKLGFERRRSRSAENIDMEFQESRRSSSASHSSKLKVAKVVDGYLQQIASDVNLPLSKFIALAESIPDFARHDHDDLYRAIDIYLKAHPELTKSERKRLCRTLDCKKLSVEACMHAAQNELLPLRVVVQVLFFEQARAAMAGGKVTELPRNIKALLASHDIDPSRSTAALSTTTSIAAEDQWSVSGLKSPKSKLSTLRMKLAEDDLEEHDLQSNGTGRASKFKAIRALPTRPRRMFSKLLSINRSAGEKN; encoded by the exons ATGAAGTTTATGAAACTTGGATCCCGGCCGGATACCTTCTACACTGCTGAAGCTGTCAG gtctgtctcctctgaagtcTCTAGTGATCTCATAATCCAAGTGAAAGGAAGTAGATATTTGCTTCACAAG TTTCCTCTGCTTTCCAAGTGCTTGCGCTTACAGAGACTATGCTCTGAATCCCCTGAATCCTCACAGCACCAAATAGTTCAACTACCTGATTTTCCCGGTGGGATTGAGGCATTTGAGCTCTGTGCAAAGTTCTGTTATGGTATCACAATCACTCTCAGTGCCTACAACATTGTAGCAGCGAGGTGTGCAGCTGAATATTTGCAGATGACAGAGGATGTCGAGAAGGGGAACCTAATATACAAGCTTGAAGTTTTCTTGAATTCTTGCGTACTTAATGGGTGGAAGGATTCAATTGTTACTCTACAGAGCACTAAAGCATTTCCTTTGTGGTCAGAAGATATTGGAATTACTAGCAGATGCATTGAAGCCATTGCCTCAAAGGTCTTGACTCAACCCTCAAAGATAGGTTTGTCACACAGCCAGTCTAGAAGAGTTAGGGACGATGTGTCTTGTAATGGAGCAGAGAGCCAGAGGCATAAACCTGCAAGCAAGTTGTGGTGGGCTGAAGATATGGCAGAACTGGGCATAGACCTCTACTGGAGAACCATGGTAGCTATTAAATCTAATGGAAAGGTAGCTTCTAATCTCATAGGAGATGCATTGAAAATTTATGCTGCTAGATGGCTGCCTAACATATCAAGACCAAGGAATGCTAATAATGAAGAAGCATCTGATTCAGATTCAGACTCGGAGAATGAGACAAATTCAAAGCATAGGCTGCTTTTGGAGTCAATTGTAAGTTTGCTCCCTGCAGATAAAGGTGCTGTATCTTGCAGTTTCCTGCTTAAACTGTTGAAAGCAGCCAATATCCTTAACGCCTCCTCTTCTTCCAAGATGGAATTGGCAAGAAGAGTGGGACTTCAATTAGAGGAAGCAACAGTTAATGATTTGTTAATACCCTCCTTTTCAAATGCAAATGATACTTTGTATGATGTAAACTTGGTAATGACAATATTGGAGCAGTTCAAGTTACAAGGGCAGAGTCCACCCACTAGCCCTCCAAGATCCAAGTTAGGGTTTGAAAGGAGAAGGTCTCGGTCAGCGGAGAATATTGATATGGAGTTCCAAGAGAGCAGGAGGTCTTCTTCTGCTTCACATAGCTCAAAGTTGAAGGTAGCAAAGGTTGTAGATGGCTATCTGCAACAGATTGCCAGTGATGTGAATTTGCCACTTTCAAAGTTCATTGCCCTTGCTGAGTCCATACCTGATTTTGCAAGACATGATCATGATGATCTATACAGAGCTATTGACATTTATCTCAAG GCACATCCAGAGCTAACCAAGAGTGAGAGAAAACGGCTGTGTCGAACGCTAGACTGCAAGAAACTATCTGTTGAAGCCTGTATGCATGCTGCACAGAATGAGTTACTCCCATTGAGGGTGGTAGTGCAAGTTCTATTCTTTGAACAAGCTAGAGCAGCCATGGCTGGAGGCAAAGTCACTGAGCTGCCTAGGAATATCAAGGCACTTCTAGCCTCACATGACATTGATCCATCAAGGAGTACAGCAGCATTAAGCACAACTACTAGCATTGCAGCAGAGGATCAATGGAGTGTCTCAGGCCTTAAATCACCCAAGTCGAAGCTTTCAACTTTAAGAATGAAATTGGCTGAAGATGATTTGGAGGAACATGATCTGCAATCAAATGGAACTGGGAGAGCTTCCAAATTTAAGGCTATCCGCGCTCTTCCTACACGACCCAGAAGGATGTTCAGCAAGTTATTGTCCATCAATAGAAGTGCCGGTGAAAAGAATTGA